One region of Flammeovirgaceae bacterium genomic DNA includes:
- the ric gene encoding iron-sulfur cluster repair di-iron protein, protein MTINENQNIGELVAQDYRTASVFKKYGIDFCCQGNRTINDACVKKKIDARPVVNDLNEAVLANGAGNTDYQSWPLDLLADYIEKKHHRYVTERSAEIKPFLNKVCRVHGDRHPELLEINEHFNATADELAQHMVKEESVVFPYIREMVKAKAGNSKPDAPHFGTIQNPIQAMMDEHTTEGDRYRKIEGLTNGYTPPQDACSTYKVTFALLQEFEQDLHLHIHLENNILFPKAIAMEKAFQQVALN, encoded by the coding sequence ATGACAATTAATGAAAATCAAAATATTGGTGAATTGGTGGCACAGGACTACCGTACGGCTTCCGTGTTCAAAAAATACGGGATTGACTTCTGTTGCCAGGGCAACCGGACCATCAACGATGCGTGCGTAAAGAAAAAAATCGATGCCCGGCCGGTGGTCAACGACCTTAATGAGGCCGTATTGGCCAATGGCGCAGGCAACACCGACTACCAATCATGGCCTTTGGACCTGCTGGCCGATTACATCGAGAAGAAACACCACCGCTATGTGACGGAGCGCTCTGCGGAAATAAAGCCCTTCCTCAACAAAGTATGCCGGGTGCATGGCGACCGCCATCCCGAGTTGCTGGAAATCAACGAGCACTTTAATGCCACGGCTGATGAGCTGGCCCAACATATGGTAAAGGAAGAGTCCGTTGTGTTTCCTTACATTCGCGAGATGGTGAAGGCAAAGGCGGGCAACTCAAAACCGGACGCCCCGCACTTTGGCACCATCCAAAACCCTATACAGGCCATGATGGACGAGCATACCACGGAAGGCGACCGCTACAGGAAGATCGAAGGGTTGACCAACGGCTATACCCCTCCGCAGGATGCTTGCAGCACCTATAAGGTGACGTTTGCCCTGTTGCAGGAATTTGAACAGGATTTGCACCTGCACATTCATTTGGAGAACAATATATTGTTCCCTAAGGCCATTGCAATGGAAAAGGCTTTTCAGCAGGTGGCATTAAACTGA
- a CDS encoding cupin domain-containing protein: METLTKPEMTVSQKGDKYKVLNVTGAKGAQMPAHISTKEAVVVVLQGEAVLKLQGKEIRLKANDSAIIPAKAPHTLDIGAHFKADVIMENDSEIQFINP, from the coding sequence ATGGAAACACTGACAAAACCCGAAATGACGGTTTCCCAAAAGGGGGACAAATACAAAGTGCTAAATGTAACAGGGGCCAAAGGGGCACAAATGCCGGCCCATATTTCCACCAAAGAAGCGGTGGTGGTAGTGCTTCAGGGCGAAGCCGTGCTGAAACTTCAGGGTAAGGAAATACGCCTGAAGGCAAACGACTCGGCCATCATTCCCGCCAAAGCACCACACACTTTGGACATAGGGGCCCACTTTAAGGCCGATGTGATCATGGAAAACGATTCGGAAATTCAATTTATTAACCCATAA